Part of the Amphiura filiformis chromosome 9, Afil_fr2py, whole genome shotgun sequence genome is shown below.
CATCACATCACCATCGAAAAATAGGAAACGACTGCAGATTGATATGCAATAAAATAGGTGCAATAACCTAGACCATGACAAGATAAGACTCTATGATAGGACATATTAACCATAAACACTTTGGTCATTTTATTAGTGTGTTAATCTTgaccatcaacatcatcatcattcatcacaTTTGCCATCAATCAGCACTGCCCGATAACCCCgataacattatacatgtagcaGTGGATTGTATAGATTACGGATTAACTTGGGGGTGCACGGTGCATGTTCTGTAGCTTTCTGTAAAATACGCAACTGGATGAAAACCTTTATTTCAGTAAAATTCTCCTGAAAtgataaaatcatatcatacGACCCCTTCGACCCTCTTTAGTAGCTTTTAGTCTCTCGACGAAAACAAGACCGATAGAATATCATCATATAAATTATTGATATCGCCACACCGGGTCGCCACAATAACCACATTATCATAAATGTATATAGGCACCTATATCATAGATCATTAGATGACAATGCATATGCAATAAAATGAGGGCAACAACCTAGACCATGACAAGATAGAACATCAATTTGGTCATTTACCCAGTAGTTTGTTGATCTTGACCATCAACATCACCATCATTCATCAACCAAGCCAGCAGTCAGTCTAGAGACTGCAGGGAACCCCgatctaagggacgcaccattagatattatcgggggggctagggagtttttgaaaaaaaagttttgcctcactgatgagtaaaaaaaaaaaatttgcctcactgatgaaaaaaaaaaaaaagaaaaaaaaaaaagtttcccctacccagctctgtataaaggtatacattaaaattgaaaaaatacaacTTCGGCGCCGAAGGCAgcgaaaaaaaattttgcctccaaagccagcgaaaaaaaaaaatttcgccgccttcggcggccaaaaaaaaaaaatttctgcctgacccaaactccctagccccccccgataatatctaatggtgcgtccctaatgatAGATACGAAACATTGAATCGTAATTCATGTGGTAATTGTGCTGTCGATTATGATTACAATCTAGTGACAAATGAGACAACTTTTTACGACGGACTGGCAGAAAAGGTGACCCTGGGGAGATGACCTTATTCTCAGGTCACGACTGACCGGTAGGATTGGAATGACCATGATCACTGACCTCTATAAATAAGAATGCTTCAAGGCATCaaggaaattttaattttaaaaactctTACCGCTTCTTTTAAGATCAATTAAGCTCATTTACATGCTTACAAAACAGTAGCAATGTTGCTATTTTATTACAAAGAATCCAAAATAGATAATTTAGAATATAAAATGTCGACTAAATCGCACAATACAACACAGAATGTAGTTTCAACTATTATAAAGgctcatacactctaaattacaaggatttaaaaataaatccttaagactgtagttggggaccaatcaattttagatttaaaattaatcttatagatttgaattttaaatcttaaagatttaattttaaatctttaagattcaaTTTTAAATCtagcacttgattggtccctaactacagtcccttgggatttattttaaatccttgaaatttagagtgtacaccaGGACCCATTTGAATAGTAAAATATGCTAGATTTTTATAATATGCTAGACCTTCATTGAATTCAACTATATTGAAAGAGTGATGCGAAGTATTCCGTTAATTGCCCGGTTAATTGTGCCCCGAAAGCAAATTCACACCAAATCATCTTTAATTGGATGACCAGTGACAAATCTATTATATCAAGTTCGATTGAAACTTGGACGAAAGTACATAAAACATTAAACAATGCCATTTTCGTTGCATGGAACGATTCGGAGCAACAATCGGAACAAAATACAAAGCCGctagaattttacaaaatcagaaTCATGGGAGTAAATCATAGAACTAGAAGTGTCATAGTTTCTGAACTTGATCTTAAATCAGATATGTAAACATGATGTCTGGGTTTCAATCATCGAGTGGTTTGCCCTCCAATGCGAGGGGAATTTAATTGCACATTGTACCTGTCATAGCTCTCTCATCAGTCTCATACCAGCACATTTCGATACAAATTAccgaaattaaattaaatttggttatttttttgtttaaattgtggatttttttttcatacaggTAATCGTCACCAACTCACCATGTAATTATTGTATTTGTTGTACTAGGCTggtataaaatatgaatgaattaacAGGggaaaaaacacaaacaaacaaaccagacTGAGGTTTATCTTTTTATGTTCATGAATTTTAGAAATCCACCTTGATATTAGGGCGTACTCTTGTTTGTGTCAATATGAGCTATAAATATGTTTGAGATCCTATAGCCTCAGTCGTTCCCCAAAACTTTCTGATCACGTAAATGGTGATACAAGTAAAACATTGACATTACGTGATTTGCGTCATTTATAAGCTTTAATGATATCTGAGACTATTCAAGTATAATAGTCTCAGATGATATGTTCCTCTTTTGCTGttgttgaatttgaatttgacagTAAATGAGATCAGGTTCAATGATATTGCGACAGCGTGCATGTTGTTTGTCATTAATTAATTGGAAGGTGAAATCTAAATTGCTCTCATTAAATTAATACTTAACCTCAACATTTTGTCATGGATACAAAAGTTCGATCATCGGGATGCAACAAAGCAAACagagaaacaaacaaataaatgctttattttttatGATTTGAGCATATAATTAATATAAGTGACACTATAACCATGATGACCCATCCTAGATTGCTATAACCATGATGACCCATCCCAGATTACTAAAATAAAAGTAAGAACCATGAAGCCACTTCCTTGTTTATTCAAGACAAAGAATGAAATGAATTTTCAGAAATTGGGAACCCCCACTTAGTCAAACATGTAAATGGATTGGTTTTGGTGACCTAACATGTACTTCGCCACTCTGTTCGCTTAGGTCGCACCGTTCACAAATTACGTTACAGGCACTTTTGTATTGCAGCGCATTGCATACAACATTTTATGTGTGTGGATGGTGGTAATATTATTTGGATATTTGTTTGAACCAAAAGTCGTGATAggattagggagtgttcataaatactttggtgggggggggggctggaaaatatatttttttcatgtcgaaaatttttttaaccccccctcttcgcgaacccaaaactttttgacccccctcttaatggacctaaaactttttgacccccccctcatattaggttcaaaactattttgaccctccccccccctcatttgtacactattttcgcccatgatggggatgaaaatgcctttattgtgacaatgtgcacaTACAGCGcgcaaacgttttgtattttacactattttggcccatgatcagggtgaatttgggtggaaaaggggctccttgccactattcttttcctttgccctccagattttatctttcattttcattcatctttgtcatggggcactttcccccttgccccctggctacgctactgccgaaatggggtgttttgctatttgctGGGCCAGTTCGTGTAATCGCGAagcacaaaattgtgcaattttaccctatttgggcccaaaacacggtgcttttcgatgtgctaaaaaagttgcatagggcagttattgttttttttttcctccTACTAGAATCTTTagggggatgtcccccatggaaaaattagggggtggaaacgtgtaccccggttctccaagattcctccgcctataattgtaaagcaacatgatttagttgataataaattaataatctgtactgcatgaaacattattgtaaaattgtcaacactaaagaagaacaaagttattgcagtcttttggtgattaaaagagcagatcagaaggaactgacacaaacctcaaaattaagttatagacaacaagacaatttttaacacttgaTACTTATATTGAATGACTTTTCAAAATACATAGAGGACCTGATCAAAtgcccttatctggaatgaacttttgttctggttttagggaacatttgcgcgcgtagcgcgaaaaaaatttcaggctattttatatttttgcttcaggactaatgttgctaaagttttacacccccccctctacgtgcccaaaaactttttaacccccctgttcatacacccaaaactttttaccccccctcttcagaactcctaaaattttatgaccccccctacatattttccagccccccctaccaaagtatttatgaacactcccttacacacaggaaaatatttttgaatgttattaaaacgttttaaaatcctTTGCACCATTTATATAAACCTGACATTTCTGTCAAaaggttttatgtttgttgggtgGGTGTACGTGGTGTATGTTTGATAtagaggggtgtgtgtgggggtgtgtggggggggggtacaaGACGTTACATAATGTATTACATAATTACATATATTGTGTATCATAACCATGATAATGCTCCCCATATAATCCAGCACCGAAGCTGCAATATTAAACATATCGTCTGTAGTGTTGTTTCACAAATTACCGCAGCAAATTTGATCATAAATTCATTATCATATAGGGGGGCTTACATTTGTAATATGTTCGAAACAAGCTACATTGTACGTTAATAATAACAGGTCTAAGAGCAGAAGTAAGTTCATTGCTGGAGATGAGAGTCTAGAAAAAACGGAAGTAATTTGCTTTTAAAAGGGCAttgcgtgatccacagcctcatcccccacttatctcaaaaaagttgagatttttatatcactggaaacctctggctacataatgtttatgtacaaaatatttcttgcagataaaattcgtttagcaaagatattgtgaaatttgaattttgttctggtgcaccagaacgaaattacaacgcattgtctatggagcagtgtaatacacataatcatgcataactcgcgaacgcaaaatcggaatcaactgaaattttgtgaataggtttttttcgtggatatctaatgaaaaatgacataaatagaggatgctaggatcacgaaatactcctttaaggcccTAATTTACCATATAAGATGCGTTTGGAAAATGCATCTGATTATAAtctatttttcatttcagcttacaggaaaacttttcaatgttatataattattattgttataaaatcattaattttgttattacaTTTTCTTCCTGTCTACCTTGCAGTGCCCGGACCATGTAGGACATGTTGTCTACGATGTCCATGTCCAAGCATCATCACGACGATAGTCTTCGTGATTGGTCTGGTTGTATTCAGCACGGGCGCCATCTTGGCAGGGGAAGAGACCGTCGTTCTTTTTATCTCGTCAAATGCGTTTGGTGTTTTCAATAATTGGTAAGGATgggataaataaatagataaatgttttttttttaaaataatgtaataattgaaacaaataaatattataatcatatataggcctaactaaatcccagcaaacacaaaaatattttcaagcgttttttaataacatttaaaggcacattcagtgatttgctcatccggacgatcgtaaaaatcatcaaaattcagattttggtacctttgacattgtcatagatgtgctaacatagcctgcgagtggttcagccaaaagccgtgtatttaagacaaaataagacatttttacacaaatctgtaatttagatattgacagtatctatatgtatttgaatggggcttcaacttagtcagtactgctgttttctttgttttttgccaaatttgtcatttcaaaaataccaaatgacaatttgaatgacttatgcATGGCTGACTTTCTTGTTAACGTCAATATTGTTGTTTTCATTATTCAGGAACGGCTATATAAAATGGGCAATATACGTGCAGTTGGTGGTGATGGTCCTGTTAGGCATTATACTCCTGGCAATGGGCTTCCTTGGTACTGGTTCCACAAGGAAAGAACgcatgtgtaaattcaaaaaccgCGCCACTGGAAGATGCCAAACTGGAGTGGTAAGAAACAACAAATTAAATTcacaatatacaaaatatttaacaaatgaATATTCTCTAGGGCTCTAGGGGTTAGCAATAAGGTATGCCACTCACGAGCTACGCTTTATTCCGTCAGTATGCACCACTCTCAAAATAAAGCCAAAAAAGTGTGTGCTTGCCTTCCagccaccgaccgacccaatattggccaaaatcagggtcggccctgtccattcctgcatcaatgtttccaataaacttggaAGTATGCAGTTGTTCTAATTGAATCCATTTTCATGGTTTATCTTgcgtattgaaggtctgaagtgaagtatttAATCTTTCCACATAATTAATGATCATTGCAtacaggcctatacagtagtgagtcttaaaaaaaatccgaccgaccgaccgacccaccccaaaatcccactggagggcaagcaaacatttttttggccttatcaatcATCAGTGTGTGACTGATGGTTAATGTTATATAATAAAAAGTAACATATATCTCCACATATCCTTACTCAAAACATGTATTGCTTGAGAAGGAGAGAGGAGGAAGGGAGAGAGAACGAACCAATATGATCAAAGTTCCATTACTTCAAGATAACATTAGAAAGCACAAAtagttcaaaacattttcattttttaagagtattaatttgattcaaatttgcTTTTTGGGAATTGTCTTAACATTTTTCTTTATCGTATTTTACCCTTTTCGCAGTTTATGATAGTTGCATTCTTCATGTTCATCCTGTGGTTGGCGGAGTGTTTCCTTACGTTAGCACCTCTCATGTTCTTCGTGGTACAGAACCGTGGCATTTGTAAAGTCTATCACCCAAGTGACGAACTCCTGGCTCATAATGAAAGGCCAAATATCATAGTGAATGAAGACACAGTTTGTTTGGATCTACGACAGTGGGGTATGTTAccagtcaaattaaaaaatatatgtaaagGTTCCATGTCAATGTGGTCTCTAATTCATTTCAGGGTATGAAATTGTCAATTAGGAGACtcgaaaatttgaaaacaaagaaatacCAAGTCAAATGTCCTGTATAAGATGTGGGGCTTCGTTTGAGGGGGTCAGAAGCTATTTTCGGTTATTTGTAAGGGTCGAATATAAATAACACACTGTTTCAAGGGTTGATTTGTATTCGCCTATAAAAAATTATCTGATTGCAATTGCTATATAACATTGTATAGTATCAAATTTGATTCTTGTGAAAACTTCAAAAGTTGCTCTTCCTTTTAACATTTGTATACCAAAGTAATGAACCATGATGACAAAACgccacaaacaaataaacaaacaagagctgtctttaaaaaagacatggCCGTTTGGATGTATCACTGGGGATAAACTTAACCCAGTTTGATTTGCATTATATAATCCACATATGATGTACTAGGGTTAATGGTAAAACCCTGCTTTGGAGCTAGCAGCACCATGTTGTGATGTTCAATTTAAACTGCATGGACGACGCTATATACAAATTGAAGATACTAGTATCCGATAGATACACAGATAACTGTAAAATATAAGAATTCATTTACTCCGTTAAAGCCAATTACACGTTTCATACATGTTATTTGTTATTCACAGGTCTAGTGGACGCGTCCACTGTGGACCCAGATAATTTTGTTTGTGGCTCAGCAGTTAGGGAAATTTGTTACGAAAGCGTAAGTTTGTTCGATTGTTTTTATCCTACTCGTATCAAAGGACATTGTTGCTATAAAAAGTGACTGATTATGACTGTGTTCCTTACTGTGTTCAATAATTGTTGGACAACACATTTATAACCACGTTGACGGAGCCAAATTAAGCAGAACCATTTCTCTCTTTTTGTTTCGACCCGACATTTTGTTATGAAATGGTGATATGCAAATCACAGAAAGAAAGTGCAAAGATTTCAAGAGATTAAAATCCAGGACCTTTCGCGAGGGCTGCATGCCCTGGCCTGGATTCACCCTTCTGAGATGTCAAGCTTTCCTCAGATTGGCTCAAAGTCTAACAGGAAAACATATAGGGAATACTGAACCTGATGTCCATCATGATTGAGAACAACCTGCTTGCTGCATCATGTGTCAAATTGACAAGCAGATCTTGATAAAATATCATCAGTGATGAGTGATGACCAGTTAAAAGTAATTTGAAAGGGAATGTTGGAATGTTATTTTCACCAATGATTCATGATTCAtgaatatatcaaaaaatttttttttagcaAAATAATGTTATGCAACGATAATGACGACATATATTGTTGGATCGGTGGTTCTTGTCGaaaatgttaatataaataaTGTACAGAAATACATGTACGTACGTACGTATCAACATTCGCAGATATATAGGCGAAACATAATCTTTGGTTGTTATCTTTCTCTAGTGGGTGCTGTGGTATTGGTGCGCATGTTTTGGAGGAGCTCTACTTACATTATTTGCAGTGGTGAGTATTGTTTTGTGACTTTCTGTTTATTTGTGCAGGGTTCTTGTTAGGTCTTTTTTTAAGTTGACACTTACCGGAGTTTTTGACAGATTTAAGGATCTATATTTAAGTTCAGATTAGCAGTTTTAAGGTAGCACATAATATCGCATTgcgaatacaatgtttgaattcCTTCATAGATTCCTTGATTCAAATTTTGGGCGCAACTTAAAGAATTTGGTATGCGTGGGTGGCGTAGGGTCTACCTATATTGTAAAACCTagccaaattttctttgctccccATTCATCATTTAAAATTGTTACCTGGTCAGTTTCTCTGTAATATTGTTGGctactatttatttattaattttcttctttattttagCTCTTTTACCTTATCAATTTGACGGCCAACTTTGCCAAGCTGAGGAAAGGCTTCAAGAAAGGTCGCGTCGATAGGAAAACGGGCACGTATGTTGTCACCGGATCTCGAGCTGGTTCACGAGCAGGCTCTCTTCGCGGAAGTCGACGATCCCTCCGCGGATCACGCAATTCTCTTTTGAGAGGATCTAAGAATTCCGTTAGAGGATCAAGGAATAATATCCTTAATAACGCCAATGCCAATGGTGCAACAACTGTGAATTCGTACTCTGTCAGTGGAAACCATGTCAGAGATGGACAGCAGAGCGAGGTTTCCACATTGCGAATGAATGCCGCCTTTGAGGCACAGCCACCATTGGCCGGCAGTGGTGATAATCTCATGCGGGATGACTACTACCTCACTCCAAATTTTGGCGCCATGAACACTGGATATAATGATAACAACGGCGGGTTCACTGATCACAATGGCGGGTTCACTGATCACAATGGCAGCCAAAGTTCTTGGGGTAACACCAATGTTACCAATGGAAGCACATTTACAAATCTCAAAGCAGAACTTGAGACACAACTGGAGAAAGAAACACCATATGCTATGTCGAATGGCACCCATCAGCTTCATTCTCAGAACAGCCATGCTGGTAGTAGTATTAGTAACTCACACACACAATATTCACAACCCATTCTTCCACCATCAGCAGGTCTTCGCCCACCTGCGACACATAGCACATTTAGCGATCCAGATCCGCCCTCGATACAATCATTAGACTCAACGTATAAAGAACGTCATGAGTACttcatatgattttttttaataaaatgaggACTTTTTAAGTTAACATTACACCTTGATATGAATGGGTTGAAACGATGTCCATTTTTTCCAAAGCGCAGATATAATTATTTTGAAGCTGTGTTTTTAGTCAATTGTTCATAAAATAATATGAGATGCAATACACGTGGCTACAAGCAGATTCAGATTCTCAATATACAAGTACTATGCAGAGCGATCCGTTTCTGATTGCTTTTACAACATTGCCACTGTCCTCGGATCCGTTTGACTGGATTGAGTACAAAGTATAGCTAAGAGTACTTCGGTGAAAATTGAACACTATTCACGATTTCTCGTCATCCTTAATCCTCAACACTATCACAGACGTGACTGTTGACGTGACAATGTTATCTATTTCATTATTAAGGTTTGAAGTTATTCAAATGACTCAAAGATGTAATACTGACCAAAAATCTACATAGATAAGAAGAAACAAATTCTTCAGAAATATTTTTATGAAATGAAGTGGCCTTATTTACATCAAACGCAGGCAAGATCTATTGGGAGGTTTTCTGGAAATCGCATATTTTTGTCATTGTACGAATATTAGTTTTTCAAAAAAGTTAAATCCATCTTGGAGTGAATATCAGGACTGAACAATCCTTTAAAATAATGAGGTCTACTTGCTACATTTTGTACATTAGCTGGAAGCACGAGTTTATAAAGGGTCTTTGTTCGACTTCGTCCATATATATCATGTTGTATGTTTAAGAATTCATGAACCAAATATGTAAAAGTGGCCGAATACAAGTAAATGCAGCAACTGTTTATTTTTATACAAAcaatatattaaatatataggCTGACAAATGTAGAGGTTTGGAGAGTATTCTGTTGGCTGAAATCCGTTTCGTTATAGAATGAACTATCTATCTTATCgttttgtggtatttttatacaaaacaagCGAATTTGAATGATATCCCCATTCTATATGTTCCGTACAAGAACGGAACAATGCTTAGCATGGCAAAACCGTTTTCTAATGACGTTCTTGGCGTAACTTAGCAAATGTAGAGGTTTGGAGAGTATTCTGTTGGCTGAAATCCGTTTCGTTATAGAATGAACTATCTATCTTATCgttttgtggtatttttatacaaaacaagCGAATTTGAATGATATCCCCGTTCTATATGTTCCGTACAAGAACGGAACAATGCTTAGCATGGCAAAACCGTTTTCTAATGACGTTCTTGGCGTAACTTCATAAGTCTATTATAAGTGAAATATTTTATTGCAAGTATTTTAAGATACATGTAAAGTTGACGCATTCTTTTGATTGAAAGCAAATGAAAAATATATAGTTATGACATTAAGAATATGACAAAATGATAATGATTATCAATACTTCATCATAATATTAACAACTCGGTTCTGAAAAGGGCTTAGTAGTATTAAGGTAAGTTAGTATGTACGGGTAATTATATCAAGTAGGAATATGAAACGCCAATATCTTACGAACTCATCAACAACCATTGGATGTCCCGGGTCTGCGCTGGATATCCACATTTGGAGATATTGCACAGTAGCCAACACATGCAGATATAGACGTCGGCTGTGTTGGTTTCCTGAAGACCCCGGCAACACCACTATCACTCTGCACTAAAGTGCTCAATATTAGCACTTTGAGATATGGTGTACAGTGCTTAATGTTATCACTTTAGTAGGAGACTGATGTCTTCATCTGCATCGGGTGGCTACTATGCAATCACGACAGAATTCCATTATATATTATAATTGAACGTTTAGAGAGTTTCAGAGTTATCGTCTTTTGAATTGGCACGATTAATTATTGAACTGTTGTGGTAAAAAAAATCGTGCCTGTGTTTGTCTGTTGCCAAAGGCCAAGACCGTGCCTCGTCTGTATATTTAGGTACTTTGTATAATATTGCAGTTTATAAAAAAGAAGGATTTTATGTTTGTAACTTTTGTAATTTATAGAAATgaaaattgtaaatattttgttgGTACCGTAGATTTTAATGTCAGATTTGATATCGTGGCTTTATACTCGAAATAAAAACGTGCAAGATGGTGCCTAACTGATTTCTAACTTACACTGTATAAGAATCCACAATTTAGAATTGAATCGTACTGGAACATATCGAATGTCTTATATTGTGTTTTAAACAAATAGATGACAAAGGTATCTTGTTTTATATCATCAAGGGTGAATTAATGTTTGAGTATTTTGACAATAGAGAGTTTGTGTAATGCAGTTTACTTCGTCGTCTAGAGGATAATCAAAACAACTATAGTGTGAAACTCCCTACAATGAACGAACAAATTATGAATAATA
Proteins encoded:
- the LOC140161131 gene encoding uncharacterized protein, giving the protein MSISEFSMAESVFWEEPYTMPGPCRTCCLRCPCPSIITTIVFVIGLVVFSTGAILAGEETVVLFISSNAFGVFNNWNGYIKWAIYVQLVVMVLLGIILLAMGFLGTGSTRKERMCKFKNRATGRCQTGVFMIVAFFMFILWLAECFLTLAPLMFFVVQNRGICKVYHPSDELLAHNERPNIIVNEDTVCLDLRQWGLVDASTVDPDNFVCGSAVREICYESWVLWYWCACFGGALLTLFAVLFYLINLTANFAKLRKGFKKGRVDRKTGTYVVTGSRAGSRAGSLRGSRRSLRGSRNSLLRGSKNSVRGSRNNILNNANANGATTVNSYSVSGNHVRDGQQSEVSTLRMNAAFEAQPPLAGSGDNLMRDDYYLTPNFGAMNTGYNDNNGGFTDHNGGFTDHNGSQSSWGNTNVTNGSTFTNLKAELETQLEKETPYAMSNGTHQLHSQNSHAGSSISNSHTQYSQPILPPSAGLRPPATHSTFSDPDPPSIQSLDSTYKERHEYFI